Proteins encoded within one genomic window of Drosophila willistoni isolate 14030-0811.24 chromosome XL unlocalized genomic scaffold, UCI_dwil_1.1 Seg141, whole genome shotgun sequence:
- the LOC6648398 gene encoding uncharacterized protein LOC6648398, with translation MMTSTSTTTGMPLPEPAMPTMATSVAGGVMFSDADVAEVRHVVQRILVPCVFVIGLLGNSVSIYVLTRKRMRCTTNIYLTALAITDIAYLTFQLILTLQHYDYVKHHCEIYWRLYGLFVWLCDVCAYISIYIAVCFTIERFIAIRYPLKRQTFCTESLAKKVIAAVALFCLLSTLSTPFEHKIGVGWNLIDGSYKPCNLTLANVSPIPSMPTPATNDDSKSVTTTTKSSRLWLEKPGNIDTETETTTEMETDFGLSWDTGSGNGDDGEPVNIPHRQYQRHATPASVDMTGPATKEHAPIVVTESLLQFSDKLDNAHINDTYAFNITEYCQNTTVYMDQMTFLGENEIYQNVWSLFTLVLFVLLPLLLLATFNSFLILLVHRSKSVRGDLTNANSIRRAKRKSASGLTGSVSQENRVTITLIAVVLLFIVCQLPWAIFLVVERFVPFENNIKRIIGNVCNLLGAINAASNFFLYCVLSDKYRKTVRELITGYRYRHRHGRNNTSLYYVPHTTLTHINGIDGNGHHHHHQGGATLASTRRNRCSSSSNNNNNKSTTMGRLIS, from the exons ATGATGACGTCGACATCGACAACAACTGGTATGCCGTTGCCGGAGCCAGCAATGCCAACGATGGCAACGTCTGTCGCTGGTGGCGTAATGTTTTCGGATGCGGATGTGGCGGAAGTGCGGCATGTTGTTCAACGCATTTTGGTGCcgtgtgtttttgttattggaCTATTGGGAAATTCAGTGAGCATTTATGTTTTGACGCG AAAACGCATGAGGTGCACCACGAACATTTATCTAACGGCATTGGCAATTACGGATATTGCATACCTGACctttcaattaattttaacACTCCAACACTACGATTATGTGAAACATCATTGTGAGATCTATTGGAGGCTCTATGGACTGTTTGTATGGCTATGCGATGTTTGTG CATACATCTCAATTTACATAGCCGTATGCTTTACTATCGAGCGATTTATAGCGATACGCTATCCGCTCAAGAGGCAAACATTCTGCACGGAATCGCTGGCCAAGAAGGTGATAGCTG CTGTGGCGCTGTTCTGTCTACTGTCCACGCTATCCACACCATTCGAGCATAAAATTGGCGTCGGCTGGAATTTGATTGATGGCTCCTACAAGCCATGCAATCTGACACTGGCCAATGTATCGCCGATACCCTCAATGCCCACGCCGGCAACCAACGATGACTCAAAGTCAGtgaccacaacaacaaaaagttcaCGTCTCTGGCTCGAGAAGCCCGGCAACATTGATACGGAAACAGAGACGACTACAGAGATGGAAACGGATTTCGGTTTGAGTTGGGACACTGGTAGCGGTAACGGTGATGATGGTGAACCAG TGAACATTCCACATAGGCAATATCAACGTCATGCAACACCCGCATCTGTGGATATGACTGGTCCGGCCACCAAAGAACACGCACCAATTGTGGTCACCGAAAGTTTATTGCAATTCTCAGATAAACTTGACAATGCCCACATAAATGATACATATGCATTTAATATCACCGAATATTGTCAGAAT ACCACCGTGTATATGGATCAAATGACTTTCCTGggtgaaaatgaaatatatcaAAACGTTTGGAGTCTATTCACACTCGTGTTATTCGTATTGCTGCCATTGCTCCTATTGGCCACATTCAATTCGTTTCTGATATTGTTAGTGCATCGCTCGAAAAGTGTGCGTGGTGATCTAACCAATGCCAATAGCATACGTCGTGCAAAG CGTAAGTCCGCATCCGGCTTGACGGGCAGTGTATCGCAGGAGAATCGTGTTACCATTACATTAATAGCTGTTGTTCTGCTCTTCATTGTTTGCCAATTGCCATGGGCCATCTTTTTGGTGGTGGAACGTTTTGTACCGTTTGAGAATAATATAAAACGAATCATTGGAAATGTATGCAATTTGCTGGGCGCCATCAATGCGGCATCGAATTTTTTCTTATATTGCGTGCTGTCCGATAAATATCGTAAGACAGTGCGCGAACTGATCACTGGCTATCGTTATCGCCATCGACATGGACGCAATAATACAAGTCTCTACTATGTGCCACATACAACATTGACGCACATCAATGGCATCGATGGCAAtggacatcatcatcatcatcagggGGGCGCAACTTTGGCGAGTACGCGACGCAATcgttgcagcagcagcagcaacaacaataataacaaatcaACAACAATGGGTCGCTTGATATCATGA